Sequence from the Thioclava sp. GXIMD4216 genome:
AACTGATTGTCTTCGCGCGGACCTCGCAGAACGAAAATGTCATCTCGATTGCCGTCGATGACAGGGCCGCGACCCTGAAGATCGCACAATACATCACCCAGAAGGGCTTCCGAAAGCCGTTCTACCTTGCCGGACCGCGCACTTTCTCGGCGCATCTTCTGCGCAAGGAGACCTTCATGGAATACTGGGCCGACACCTATGGCAGCCAGCCGGAAACGCAATGGGTGGATGCCTATGATTCGCAAAAGGCCGAACGCCTGATCCGCCAGAGCCTGACGGGACGCGCCCCGCAGGATCTGCCCGATGTCATCGTCTGCGAGAATGACGCGCTGGCTTTGGGTACGATCGACGCGATCCGCCACGATCTGAAATTGCGCGTGCCCGAGGACATCGCGGTGATCGGCTTTGACGACGTTCCGCAAGCTGCCAGCCCGAATTACCGCCTGACGACCTATCAGCAGCCGCTGGGCGACATGGCCGCCTATCTGGTCGAGGTGCTGGACTCGCGTAGCCCGCTCAGCAGCAAGACGTTTCTGGGCCAGCTGATCATCCGCGAGACGGCCTGACCCGGCCTAGATCCGCCCCGCCGCACGGTGTTCAAGGGCCCGCCGCATCTCGGCCACTTCGCCCTCGCCGAAGCCGCGCAGACACAGGCGTTCGACCGGCGTCAGATCACACCAGAAACGGTAGAGCACATGGTCGCGTTCGGCCCGCGGGGCCTGCGCCATCCGCAGATCGTAGATCTTCTGCGCTGCCTCCAGAAGGCGCAGATGCAGGGCCGCCAGCAAGGGCGCAAAGGCCGCCCGTCCCCGCGCGGAATTGCGCAACCGCAGCAGCGCGGCTTCGCCGATGGTCATGGTCTGCGCCAAGCCCCAGCCCAGAATATCGGCGGCCCGATGGGGCGGACAGGGCAAATGGCCGGTCAGACCATAGGTCAGTTCCAGCACCCGCCGCTCTTCTGCCGGTAGCCCCAGAATAACCGCGACACAGGCGCGTTCCAGCGGATCCGATACATCGGCCAGACGTCCGCGTCGCGGCAGCTCACCATGCTCGCGGTGAGGCCGCGCGGGCTTGCGCCGCGCATCACGCATAGGCCCCGCACGCAATGTCTTGCGCACCAGACCATCGACCTTTGCAAGAAGATATTCCGCCAGCACTTTTTACCCTTTCACACGCCCTCCCCCGAAAAGAGTAGCGCGCCGCATCGGGTTTTCCGCTTGCGTTTCGGGCAAGGCTGCCATGCAGAGCGCGTGATAGGCCGCATCCGCCGCCTTTTGCCATACTCCCTTCGGTGCATATGCGGCACCCGCAAAGGCCCGCATGCTCTCCCCATGCCGCGCAACCATAAAGCGCGACGCCAACAACAACGGGGACGTTTCATGAAAAAGACCAATCTGACACTGGCCGCACTGGCTTTCGGCGCTGCTTCGGCGCAGAGCGCTCTGGCCGAAGACAGCGTGAATGTGGGTGTGCTGCAATCGCTTTCCGGCACGATGGCGATTTCGGAAGTCACTGTGAAAAACGCCGAAGTCATGGCGATTGACGAGATCAATGCCGCAGGCGGCGTGATGGGGCATCAGATCAAGGCGATCGTCGAGGATGGCGCTTCCGACCCCGCGATCTTCGCGCAAAAAGCCACCAAGCTGATTGAAAACGACAAGGTCGCCACCGTCTTCGGCGGCTGGACCTCGGCCTCGCGCAAGGCCATGCTGCCGGTCTTCGAGCGCACCGACAACCTGCTATGGTATCCGGTCCAGTTCGAGGGCAATGAATGCTCGGCCAATATCATGTATTCCGGCGCCCAGCCCAACCAGCAGATCCTGCCCGCCTATGAATGGGCCAAAGCCCAAGGCGACAAGAGCATCTTCCTTGTCGGCTCGGATTACGTGTTCCCGCGGACGGCCAACCTGATCGTGAAAAAACATATCGCCGAAGACGGGCTGACTATGGCGGGCGAGGAATATGTGCCGCTGGGTGGCACCGATTTCTCGGCCGTGATCGCCAAGATCCGCGCGGCCAAGCCCGATATCATCTTCAACACGCTCAATGGCGATTCCAACGTCTCCTTTTTCAAACAGCTGGCCGCTTCGGGCATCACGCTGGAAGACACGCCGGTCATGAGCTTCTCGATTGCCGAACAGGAAGCGCAAGCCATGGGCACCAAACTGGTGGCAGGCTCCTATGCCGCATGGAACTATTTCGAGACCCTCCCGGGTGAGGCGAACGAGAAATTCGTCGATGCCTACCGCGCGAAATTCGGCGCCGATGCCGCGATTACCGACCCGATGCTGCACGGCTATCTGGACGTCTACGCATGGAAAGCCGCTGTGGAAAAAGCAGGCAGCTTCGATGCCGATGCCGTGCGCAAAGCCGCCGTTGATCTGGATGTGGCAACGCCGATGGGCGATGTGGCCTTCGCGCCCAACCAGTCGCTGACCCAGACCGCCTATGTCGGCAAGCTCGACGACAAGGGCAAATTCGACATCGTCTGGAAATCCGAAGGCGAGATCGCGCCCGAACCCTATGACGCTCTCACCTTCCCCGGCAAATCCTGCGACCTGAGCGCAACCAACTGATCCCCGACTGGCCCCCGCGACATGTCGGGGGCCTCTTTCTCGAACATGCAGGAGACACCCCATGGTAGATGCAACCCTTCTTGTCGGGCAGATCTTCAACGGTTTCAGCGTCGCCTCGCTTTTCGTTCTTGCCGCCCTCGGTCTGGCGCTCAGCTTCGGGCTGATGCGGGTGATCAATATGGCGCATGGCGAAATGCTGATGCTGGGCGGCTATCTGGCCTATCTGACCTATCTCGTGGTTCCCGGACCGCTGGCCATTCTCGTCGCGATCCCCGTGGCTTTCCTTGGCGCGGCCCTCTTGGGCGGCGTGATGGAGCTGACCGTGGTGCGCAAACTGTCCGCCCGCCCGCTTGATACGCTGCTGGCCACTTGGGGCGTCAGCCTGATCCTGCAACAGGCCGCGCGCTCGATCTTCGGGCCGATTGGCGTGGGTGTGACCGCGCCCGACTGGCTGAACACCGGCTTCATGCTGGGGGGCGTCTATTTCCCCTCGACCCGTCTTTTCATTCTGGGCGTGGCCGTTCTGGTGCTGCTGGCGCTGGGGCTTCTGATCGCCCGCACCCGCCTTGGTCTTCTGGTGCGCGCCGTCAATCAGGACCGCATGATGGCCGCAGCCTCGGGCATCAATGTCCGCCGCGTCGATCTGGCCGTCTTCTGCCTTGGCACCGGCATCGCGGGGCTTGCGGGCGTTGTTCTCTCGCTCCTTGGGCCAGTTACCCCTAGTGTCGGGCAAAGCTATATCGTTCCGGCCTTCCTTGTGGTGGTGATGGGCGGTCTCGGGTCCATGGTCGGCACCACGATTGCCGCCATCATCCTCGGGCTTGTCTCGGCAATCAGCCAGATCTTCCTTGATGTCTCGATGAGCCAGGTTCTGATGCTGCTGGCCGTGATCATCTTCCTGCAATTCCGCCCGCAAGGCGTGGTGGCCACCCGTTCGCGCGCTCTGGAGGATTAAGATGACCGCATTACACCGCTATGGCTGGATCGCCGTGCTGGCTCTGGCCGCTCTCGCACCCTCTTTCGTGTCGTCTTACGACCTCAACCTGCTGGGCCGCTTTCTGGCCATGGGCATCCTTGCCATCGGCATCGTGCTGATCTGGGGCGAGGCAGGCATCCTCAGCCTCGGCCAAGGCGTCTTCTTCGGCTTGGGCGGCTATTCCATCGCCATGTATATGAAGCTGGCCTCGCTACCGTCGGGCAGCCTGCCCGATTTCATGGAATGGTCGGGCGTGATGGCGCTGCCGTGGTGGTGGGCCCCCTTCGCCAACCCCGTTTTCGCGCTGGCGGCGATCATCGTGATCCCCACCGCTTTCGCCGCGCTTTTCTCGTGGCTTGTGTTCCGCCGCCGCATCGTGGGGGTCTATTTCGCGCTGATCACCCA
This genomic interval carries:
- the urtB gene encoding urea ABC transporter permease subunit UrtB, coding for MVDATLLVGQIFNGFSVASLFVLAALGLALSFGLMRVINMAHGEMLMLGGYLAYLTYLVVPGPLAILVAIPVAFLGAALLGGVMELTVVRKLSARPLDTLLATWGVSLILQQAARSIFGPIGVGVTAPDWLNTGFMLGGVYFPSTRLFILGVAVLVLLALGLLIARTRLGLLVRAVNQDRMMAAASGINVRRVDLAVFCLGTGIAGLAGVVLSLLGPVTPSVGQSYIVPAFLVVVMGGLGSMVGTTIAAIILGLVSAISQIFLDVSMSQVLMLLAVIIFLQFRPQGVVATRSRALED
- the urtA gene encoding urea ABC transporter substrate-binding protein, whose protein sequence is MKKTNLTLAALAFGAASAQSALAEDSVNVGVLQSLSGTMAISEVTVKNAEVMAIDEINAAGGVMGHQIKAIVEDGASDPAIFAQKATKLIENDKVATVFGGWTSASRKAMLPVFERTDNLLWYPVQFEGNECSANIMYSGAQPNQQILPAYEWAKAQGDKSIFLVGSDYVFPRTANLIVKKHIAEDGLTMAGEEYVPLGGTDFSAVIAKIRAAKPDIIFNTLNGDSNVSFFKQLAASGITLEDTPVMSFSIAEQEAQAMGTKLVAGSYAAWNYFETLPGEANEKFVDAYRAKFGADAAITDPMLHGYLDVYAWKAAVEKAGSFDADAVRKAAVDLDVATPMGDVAFAPNQSLTQTAYVGKLDDKGKFDIVWKSEGEIAPEPYDALTFPGKSCDLSATN
- a CDS encoding LacI family DNA-binding transcriptional regulator: MKKDPAPQPAESYVTADDVARAAGVSRWTVNRAFRKDASISEKAREKVLQAAAALDYIPDLRAAALASARSSSARSNLVALLIDDFANPHKLVMLEHLTRALRRGGWDILLVNTLDTDDTAPALRHASQRRVDATILIGIQFHDDILNAVQQGGRQPKLIVFARTSQNENVISIAVDDRAATLKIAQYITQKGFRKPFYLAGPRTFSAHLLRKETFMEYWADTYGSQPETQWVDAYDSQKAERLIRQSLTGRAPQDLPDVIVCENDALALGTIDAIRHDLKLRVPEDIAVIGFDDVPQAASPNYRLTTYQQPLGDMAAYLVEVLDSRSPLSSKTFLGQLIIRETA